Part of the Halopenitus persicus genome is shown below.
ACTGCAGCAGGTTCTGATCGATGTTCAGGATGCTCAACATCCGCGGGGTCTGGCCGGCCGCGACGGTGACGGCCATCGTCTCCCCGATGGCTCGCGAGAGCGCGAGGACGAACGAGGAGAAGATGCCGGAGATCGCCGCGGGAACGACGACGCGCACCGAGGTGTCGAACTTCGTCGATCCGAGCCCGTAGGCAGCCTGCCGGAGGTCGTCGGGAACCGCCGAGAGCGCGTCCTCGGAGATCGACGAGACCATCGGAATGATCATCACGCCGACCACGATCGAGGCGGACAGCGCGTTGAACGTGTCCACCGGGATGCCGGCCCAGCTGAGGAACGGCGTGATGTACACGAGCGCGAAGTAGCCGTAGACGATCGTCGGGATTCCGGCGAGGATCTCGAGGGCCGGTTTGAGCACCGACCGCGTGGTTTCGGAGGCGAACTCGGAGAGGTACAGCGCGGCCGCGAGGCCGATCGGGAGCGCGATGACCGCCGAGACAACGGTGATCAGTATCGTGCCGCTCAACAGCGGCAGCACGCCGAACTTATACTCGCCGTCCCCCGTGAGCTGCGTCGGTTTCCACTCGGTTCCCGTGAGGAAATCGGTGACCGGAACCTGCGCGAAGAAGGTCGTCGCGTCCCGAAAGAGGGTGAGGATGATCCCGACGGTGATCAGGACCGTGAGGACCGCACACGCCAGGAAGACCCCCTTGACGACGCGCCCGGCTCGGCGTTCGCGGTCCGACCGTTCGCCGATCGCAGTGCTGGTCGTCATTGGGTCACTCGCTCACGGCCTCGTCGATCTTCGAGAGGTTGTTCTGGATCTCCTCGTCGTTCATCGGGACGTAGCCGATGTCGTCGGCGACGATCGACTGGTCGCCGGTCAACTCGATCGCGAACCGTATGAACGGCTCCAGCGCCGGATTCTCGGTCAGCCGGTTCCCGTTGACGTACCAGAAGATCGGCCGCGAGAGGGGATATTCACCGGTCGAGGCACCCTCCAGGCTCGGCGGCGTACAGCCGTCGCCGGCGTCGATGTTGAGCGCCTTCACCTGGTCCTGGTTGTTCGTGTAATACGAGAACGGGAGGTAACCGTGTGCGTATCGGCTCC
Proteins encoded:
- the pstC gene encoding phosphate ABC transporter permease subunit PstC; amino-acid sequence: MTTSTAIGERSDRERRAGRVVKGVFLACAVLTVLITVGIILTLFRDATTFFAQVPVTDFLTGTEWKPTQLTGDGEYKFGVLPLLSGTILITVVSAVIALPIGLAAALYLSEFASETTRSVLKPALEILAGIPTIVYGYFALVYITPFLSWAGIPVDTFNALSASIVVGVMIIPMVSSISEDALSAVPDDLRQAAYGLGSTKFDTSVRVVVPAAISGIFSSFVLALSRAIGETMAVTVAAGQTPRMLSILNIDQNLLQSSETITAAMVNVAHAEGGGGTPAYYSMFALGLVLFVFTFSLNIGAEVIRDRLREEYR